Proteins co-encoded in one Arthrobacter sp. ERGS1:01 genomic window:
- a CDS encoding pyruvate carboxylase: MFSKILVANRGEIAIRAFRASYELGAKTVAVFPHEDRNSFHRQKADEAYLIGEEGHPVRSYLDVAEIIRVAKESGADAIYPGYGFLSENPGLAAAARDAGITFVGPPAEVLELTGNKFHALNAARKAGIPVLKSSEPSSDLDTLIAAAEEIGFPIFAKAVAGGGGRGLRRVDTREELPEALNAAMREADAAFGDPTMFLEQAVLRPRHIEVQILADGEGNVIHLFERDCSLQRRHQKVVEIAPAPNLDDNIRKALHADAVKFAKAMGYVNAGTVEFLVDTVGERAGQHVFIEMNPRIQVEHTVTEEITDVDLVQAQLRIAAGETLADLGLSQDTVFVKGAAMQCRITTEDPANGFRPDVGKITTYRSAGGAGIRLDGGTIYAGAEVSPHFDSMLVKLTCRGRNYATAVSRTRRALAEFRIRGVSTNIPFLQAVMEDPAFIAGDIATSFIDERPELLKARISADRGTKLLTWLADVTVNKPNGELTVHEDPARKLPAVDLASAPEGSRQKLAELGPEGFAAALRAQTAVAVTDTTFRDAHQSLLATRVRTRDLVAAGPAVSVLTPQLLSVEAWGGATYDVALRFLGEDPWERLAKLRTALPNICLQMLLRGRNTVGYTPYPAEVTDAFVQEAAASGIDIFRIFDALNDVDQMEPAIKAVRATGTAVAEVALCYTGDLLDPAEKIYTLDYYLELADRIVAAGAHILAIKDMAGVLRPAAAAKLVTALRERFELPVHLHTHDTAGGQLATLMAAINAGVDAVDVASASLAGTTSQPSASALVAALAHTERDTGIDLAAVSSLEPYWEAVRRVYAPFESGLAGPTGRVYQHEIPGGQLSNLRQQAIALGLGERFEEIEDMYTAADRILGHLVKVTPSSKVVGDLALHLVGIKADPADFEANPQNYDIPDSVVGFLGGELGTPPGGWPEPFRTKALQGRNVVREVGELTAADSSELAADSATRRAALNRLLFAGPTREFAKVRDSYGDVSVLDTRDYLYGLQRGTEHVMPLGPGVRLIASLEAVSEADEKGMRTVMCTLNGQSRPVTVRDRSIESTVKAAEKADPSVAGQVAAPFAGAVSVKVAVGDVVAAGATIATIEAMKMEASITTPVAGTVSRLAVSGVAQVQGGDLLVVVGG; the protein is encoded by the coding sequence ATGTTTTCAAAGATTCTGGTTGCCAACCGCGGCGAAATTGCCATCCGGGCCTTCCGTGCAAGCTACGAGCTCGGCGCGAAGACCGTCGCGGTGTTCCCGCATGAGGACAGGAACTCCTTCCACCGGCAAAAGGCCGACGAGGCCTACCTGATCGGCGAGGAGGGCCACCCGGTCCGGTCCTACCTGGATGTTGCCGAGATCATTCGCGTGGCCAAGGAATCCGGGGCCGATGCCATCTACCCCGGTTACGGCTTCCTGTCCGAGAACCCGGGCCTGGCCGCGGCCGCGCGCGACGCCGGCATCACGTTCGTGGGCCCGCCCGCCGAAGTGCTGGAGCTTACGGGCAATAAGTTCCATGCCCTCAACGCCGCCCGCAAGGCCGGCATCCCGGTGCTGAAATCCAGCGAGCCCAGCTCCGATCTGGACACCCTGATCGCCGCGGCCGAGGAGATCGGCTTCCCGATCTTCGCCAAGGCCGTGGCCGGCGGTGGTGGCCGCGGACTGCGCCGCGTGGACACCCGTGAGGAACTGCCCGAGGCCCTCAACGCCGCCATGCGCGAGGCCGACGCCGCGTTCGGCGACCCCACCATGTTCCTGGAGCAGGCAGTGCTGCGCCCCCGCCACATCGAGGTCCAGATCCTGGCCGACGGCGAAGGCAACGTCATCCACCTGTTCGAACGCGATTGTTCGCTGCAGCGCCGCCACCAAAAAGTGGTCGAAATCGCCCCCGCACCGAACCTGGATGACAACATCCGCAAGGCCCTGCACGCCGACGCCGTGAAGTTCGCCAAGGCCATGGGCTACGTCAACGCCGGCACCGTCGAATTCCTTGTGGACACCGTGGGGGAGCGCGCCGGCCAGCACGTCTTCATCGAAATGAACCCGCGCATCCAGGTGGAACACACCGTCACCGAGGAAATCACCGACGTCGACCTGGTCCAGGCGCAGCTGCGCATCGCCGCCGGGGAAACCCTGGCGGACCTTGGACTGAGCCAGGACACCGTCTTCGTCAAGGGCGCGGCCATGCAGTGCCGCATCACCACGGAGGATCCGGCCAACGGCTTCCGGCCCGACGTCGGAAAGATCACCACCTACCGTTCCGCCGGCGGCGCGGGCATCCGGCTCGACGGCGGCACCATCTACGCCGGCGCCGAGGTCAGCCCGCACTTCGACTCCATGCTGGTCAAGCTCACCTGCCGCGGGCGCAACTACGCCACCGCGGTTTCGCGCACCCGGCGCGCCCTGGCCGAGTTCCGGATCCGCGGCGTCTCCACCAACATCCCGTTCCTGCAGGCCGTCATGGAGGACCCCGCATTCATCGCCGGCGACATTGCGACCTCATTCATCGACGAACGCCCCGAACTGCTCAAGGCCCGCATCTCCGCGGACCGCGGCACCAAGCTGCTCACCTGGCTCGCCGACGTCACCGTCAACAAGCCCAACGGCGAGCTGACGGTCCATGAGGATCCCGCCCGCAAGCTGCCCGCCGTCGACCTGGCAAGCGCCCCGGAGGGCTCCCGCCAAAAGCTGGCCGAGCTTGGCCCCGAAGGTTTTGCGGCCGCACTGCGCGCCCAGACCGCCGTGGCCGTCACCGACACAACCTTCCGCGACGCCCACCAGTCCCTGCTGGCCACCCGGGTCCGCACCCGCGACCTCGTGGCCGCCGGACCCGCGGTATCCGTGCTGACCCCGCAGCTGCTCTCCGTGGAGGCCTGGGGCGGCGCCACCTACGACGTCGCCCTGCGCTTCCTGGGCGAGGACCCGTGGGAGCGCCTGGCCAAGCTCCGCACGGCACTGCCGAACATCTGCCTGCAGATGTTGCTGCGCGGCCGCAACACCGTGGGCTACACGCCGTACCCGGCCGAGGTGACGGACGCGTTCGTGCAGGAGGCGGCCGCCAGCGGCATCGACATCTTCCGCATCTTTGACGCGCTCAACGACGTCGACCAGATGGAACCGGCCATCAAGGCGGTCCGCGCCACGGGCACGGCCGTCGCCGAGGTGGCCCTGTGTTACACGGGTGACCTCCTTGACCCGGCCGAGAAGATCTACACCCTGGACTACTACCTGGAGCTGGCCGACCGCATCGTGGCCGCCGGTGCCCACATCCTGGCCATCAAGGACATGGCCGGCGTGCTGCGCCCGGCCGCGGCGGCCAAGCTGGTCACGGCCCTGCGCGAACGCTTTGAGCTGCCCGTGCACCTGCACACGCACGACACCGCCGGCGGCCAGCTCGCCACCTTGATGGCGGCCATCAATGCAGGGGTCGACGCCGTCGACGTCGCCTCCGCTTCGCTGGCCGGCACCACCAGCCAGCCCTCGGCGTCGGCCCTCGTCGCCGCCCTGGCCCACACCGAGCGGGACACCGGAATTGACCTGGCGGCCGTCAGCTCGCTGGAACCGTACTGGGAAGCTGTGCGCCGCGTCTACGCACCGTTCGAGTCCGGCCTTGCCGGCCCCACGGGGCGCGTCTACCAGCACGAGATCCCCGGCGGCCAGCTCTCCAACCTGCGCCAGCAGGCCATTGCCCTGGGCCTGGGTGAGCGTTTTGAGGAAATCGAGGACATGTACACGGCCGCGGACCGGATCCTGGGGCACCTGGTGAAGGTCACGCCGTCCTCGAAGGTCGTGGGCGATCTTGCCCTGCACCTGGTGGGGATCAAGGCCGACCCGGCCGACTTTGAGGCCAACCCGCAAAACTACGACATCCCGGACTCCGTGGTGGGCTTCCTGGGCGGCGAACTGGGCACCCCGCCCGGCGGCTGGCCCGAACCGTTCCGCACCAAGGCCCTGCAGGGCCGGAACGTGGTGCGTGAAGTCGGCGAGCTGACGGCCGCGGACAGCTCCGAGCTGGCCGCGGACAGCGCAACCCGCCGGGCAGCACTGAACCGGCTGCTCTTTGCCGGGCCCACCCGCGAGTTCGCCAAGGTCCGGGACAGCTACGGCGACGTATCCGTGCTGGACACCCGCGACTACCTGTACGGGCTGCAGCGCGGCACCGAACACGTCATGCCGCTGGGGCCGGGCGTACGCCTGATCGCCTCCCTGGAGGCCGTCTCCGAGGCCGACGAGAAGGGCATGCGCACCGTGATGTGCACGCTGAACGGCCAAAGCCGGCCCGTGACCGTGCGCGACCGCAGCATTGAAAGCACCGTCAAGGCCGCCGAGAAGGCCGATCCGTCCGTGGCGGGCCAGGTCGCGGCACCGTTTGCCGGCGCCGTCAGCGTCAAGGTGGCCGTGGGCGACGTCGTGGCGGCCGGCGCCACGATCGCCACGATCGAGGCCATGAAAATGGAGGCCTCCATCACCACCCCCGTGGCCGGCACGGTATCCCGGCTGGCCGTCAGCGGCGTGGCCCAGGTGCAGGGCGGCGATTTGCTGGTGGTGGTGGGCGGCTAA
- a CDS encoding nucleotide-binding protein: protein MANRISKPTENDTPEEDGAAADAAESTVPEAVADAGNGDDEASTGAPGTDAPETEADSDGAPAAVDHETTNDDPAVAVPDATPTVTVIAGPAAPDVDVLGLKVPAASTDPAFTGAVQTITPVTTGPIPAQPASAPGAFPMPTNTAGPKPVTEPVQTADAALVQEAAVPPVPEVPPLPEVPPVPEAAPGWEPPTAGAPTGSPRRQREDGPEPAAALTSDRLLNKVAAPPVAGWRRWLYTLTFGTVNLGDSDKVRLERARENVIASRLGDHTRFVPVLSRKGGVGKTTVTTLLGMVLADIREDRVIAMDANPDRGTLSDRSPGSADFTARNLVRDRFTVTTFSQLSDYVARDGSRLDVLASDTDPAIAQAFDDSDYRAVTDILSKYYSVVLTDSGTGMVHSVMKGTLEKADAVVLVSGGSVDEARLASETLSWLEAHGRHDLVSNATVVINMSGGETQVDIDQIEEHFKSRVRNVLRIPYDKHLAEGSRVELAKLRPATLAAVKELASLVVTELQKGQPRKG, encoded by the coding sequence ATGGCCAATAGAATCAGCAAGCCGACAGAGAACGACACGCCCGAGGAGGACGGCGCCGCCGCCGACGCCGCGGAATCAACCGTGCCCGAGGCTGTTGCGGACGCCGGGAACGGCGACGACGAGGCATCGACCGGCGCACCCGGGACCGACGCTCCTGAAACCGAGGCCGACAGCGACGGCGCCCCCGCGGCGGTCGACCACGAGACCACCAACGACGATCCCGCCGTTGCCGTTCCGGACGCAACGCCCACGGTGACCGTCATTGCCGGACCTGCGGCCCCAGACGTCGACGTCCTTGGCCTCAAGGTGCCCGCGGCCTCCACCGATCCCGCCTTCACCGGCGCAGTCCAGACCATCACGCCGGTCACCACGGGCCCCATCCCGGCCCAGCCGGCGTCGGCCCCCGGAGCCTTCCCCATGCCGACGAACACCGCCGGACCCAAGCCCGTTACCGAACCGGTCCAAACGGCGGACGCGGCATTGGTGCAGGAGGCGGCGGTCCCGCCGGTTCCCGAGGTGCCGCCGCTTCCCGAGGTGCCGCCCGTTCCCGAGGCGGCCCCGGGCTGGGAACCGCCCACGGCCGGCGCGCCCACCGGCAGCCCGCGCCGGCAGCGCGAGGACGGGCCCGAGCCCGCCGCGGCCCTGACCAGCGACCGCCTGCTCAACAAGGTCGCGGCACCGCCCGTGGCCGGCTGGCGCCGCTGGCTATATACGCTGACCTTTGGCACGGTCAACCTGGGGGACTCGGACAAGGTCCGGCTGGAACGTGCGCGGGAAAACGTCATCGCGTCCCGGCTGGGCGACCACACCCGCTTCGTGCCGGTCCTCTCCCGCAAGGGCGGGGTGGGAAAGACCACGGTCACGACCCTGCTGGGCATGGTGCTGGCGGACATCCGCGAGGACCGGGTCATCGCCATGGACGCCAACCCGGACAGGGGCACGCTCTCGGACCGCTCACCGGGCAGCGCCGACTTCACGGCACGCAACCTGGTGCGCGACCGCTTCACCGTCACCACGTTCTCGCAGCTCTCCGACTACGTGGCCCGGGACGGCTCACGCCTGGACGTGCTGGCCAGCGACACCGACCCCGCGATCGCGCAGGCCTTTGACGACTCCGACTACCGTGCCGTGACCGACATCCTGAGCAAGTACTACTCCGTGGTCCTCACCGACTCCGGCACCGGCATGGTGCACTCGGTCATGAAGGGAACGCTGGAAAAGGCCGACGCCGTGGTGCTGGTTTCCGGCGGCAGCGTCGACGAGGCCCGGCTGGCGTCGGAGACGTTGTCCTGGCTGGAAGCCCACGGCCGGCACGACCTGGTGTCCAACGCGACGGTGGTCATCAACATGTCGGGCGGGGAGACCCAGGTGGACATCGACCAGATCGAGGAGCACTTCAAGTCCCGCGTGCGGAACGTCCTGCGCATTCCCTACGACAAGCACCTGGCCGAGGGCTCCCGGGTGGAACTGGCCAAACTGCGCCCGGCCACCCTGGCCGCCGTGAAGGAGCTGGCGTCCCTGGTGGTCACCGAGCTGCAGAAGGGCCAGCCCCGGAAGGGCTAG
- a CDS encoding AMP-dependent synthetase/ligase, with protein MREISVPAKVVSPRSMNTTDFVLRQAKLATNPALFSRRNADNVWIDVSAKEFHADVCALAKGLIASGINVGDRVGIMARTRYEWTLVDFAIWFAGAVSVPIYETSSPSQVAWNLGDSQAAAVIAETASHENVIRQAAHAEDLTSLKDVWQMDGDGLDLLRTAGKDVGDDVLEARRTANGLDDVATIIYTSGTTGRPKGCMLTHHNFVELSENALDVLGRDVVPPGSQTIMFLPLAHVFARYISVLAVAGGAKVGHTPDIKHLLEDLQSFKPTFILAVPRVFEKVYNSAALKAEGDGRGKIFATATQTAIDYSRASQAGKVPVLLAGKHFVFDKLVYGKLRAAMGGNVRHAVSGGGPLGERLGHFFQGIGLQILEGYGLTETTAPVTVNRPERIKIGTVGAPLPGNSVKIADDGEILVQGVCVMKGYFGRDDLTEEAFADGWFRTGDIGELDDQGFLKITGRKKEIIVTAGGKNVVPAFLEDQIRADAIVSQCLVIGDNRPFIAAIVTLDEDALPQWGKHHGLPEGISVADAAQHPSVLAAVQGAIDKANESVSHAEAIKAFRIVDTDFTEGSGHLTPSLKVKRAQVLKDFDAVVEDIYTAKKPA; from the coding sequence GTGCGAGAGATTTCCGTTCCGGCCAAGGTGGTCAGCCCGCGAAGCATGAACACCACCGACTTTGTGCTGCGGCAGGCGAAGCTGGCCACCAACCCGGCACTGTTTTCCCGTCGCAATGCCGACAACGTGTGGATAGACGTCAGCGCCAAGGAGTTCCACGCCGATGTGTGCGCCCTGGCCAAGGGCCTGATCGCCTCCGGCATCAACGTGGGCGACCGGGTCGGCATCATGGCCCGCACCCGCTACGAGTGGACGCTGGTGGATTTCGCGATCTGGTTCGCCGGCGCCGTCTCGGTGCCGATCTACGAAACCTCCTCACCGTCCCAGGTGGCCTGGAACCTGGGCGACTCGCAGGCGGCGGCCGTCATCGCCGAAACCGCCTCGCATGAGAACGTAATCCGCCAGGCCGCCCATGCAGAGGACCTGACGTCCCTCAAGGACGTCTGGCAGATGGACGGCGACGGCCTGGACCTGCTCCGTACGGCCGGCAAGGACGTTGGCGACGACGTCCTTGAGGCCCGCCGCACCGCCAACGGCCTCGACGACGTCGCCACCATCATCTACACCTCCGGCACCACGGGCCGGCCCAAGGGCTGCATGCTCACCCACCACAACTTCGTGGAACTGAGCGAAAATGCACTGGATGTGCTGGGCAGGGACGTGGTCCCGCCGGGCTCCCAAACCATCATGTTCCTCCCGCTGGCCCACGTCTTTGCCCGCTACATCTCCGTGCTGGCCGTGGCGGGCGGTGCCAAGGTGGGCCACACTCCCGACATCAAGCACCTGCTGGAGGACCTGCAAAGCTTCAAGCCCACGTTCATCCTGGCCGTGCCGCGCGTCTTTGAAAAGGTCTACAACTCCGCCGCGCTCAAGGCCGAGGGCGACGGACGGGGCAAGATCTTCGCCACCGCCACCCAGACGGCCATCGACTACTCCCGCGCCAGCCAGGCCGGGAAGGTGCCGGTCCTGCTGGCCGGCAAGCATTTCGTGTTCGACAAGCTCGTCTACGGCAAGCTGCGTGCCGCCATGGGCGGCAACGTCCGCCACGCCGTCTCGGGAGGCGGCCCGTTGGGCGAACGCCTGGGTCACTTCTTCCAGGGCATCGGCCTGCAGATCCTCGAGGGCTACGGCCTGACCGAGACGACGGCGCCCGTCACCGTCAACCGCCCCGAACGGATCAAGATCGGCACGGTGGGCGCCCCGCTGCCGGGCAACTCGGTCAAGATTGCCGACGACGGCGAGATCCTCGTCCAGGGCGTCTGCGTCATGAAGGGCTACTTTGGCCGCGACGACCTCACCGAGGAGGCCTTCGCCGACGGCTGGTTCCGCACCGGGGACATCGGCGAACTCGACGACCAGGGCTTCTTGAAGATCACCGGTCGCAAGAAGGAAATCATTGTCACCGCGGGCGGCAAGAACGTGGTCCCGGCCTTCCTGGAGGACCAGATCCGGGCCGACGCGATCGTCTCGCAGTGCCTGGTGATTGGCGACAACCGCCCGTTCATCGCCGCGATCGTCACCCTCGACGAGGACGCCCTGCCCCAGTGGGGAAAACACCACGGCCTGCCCGAGGGCATCTCCGTGGCGGATGCGGCCCAGCACCCGTCCGTTCTGGCCGCCGTGCAGGGCGCCATCGACAAGGCCAACGAGAGCGTCTCGCATGCGGAGGCGATCAAGGCGTTCCGGATCGTCGACACCGACTTCACCGAGGGCTCCGGGCACCTCACGCCGTCCCTGAAGGTCAAGCGTGCGCAGGTGTTGAAGGACTTCGACGCCGTCGTGGAGGACATCTACACCGCGAAGAAGCCTGCCTAG
- a CDS encoding ROK family glucokinase, giving the protein MHQPRPVFRPTLRFPGRPPRAGKLALGIDIGGTKVAAGVVDAAGTIREELRRDTPGRDARAVEHVIVELVRELSNRHDIRSVGIGAAGWMDLAGGTVMFSPHLAWRNEPLRRNLEGLLNRPVTLANDADAAGWAEWRFGAGRGHGRLVALTLGTGIGGALVMDGRVERGSFGMAGEFGHQIIMPGGHRCECGNRGCWEQYASGNALGREGRELARAKSPMAAALLEAVNGRTKDITGTVVTELAQAGEATCAELVGEVGEWLGLGIANLAAALDPELFIIGGGLSVAGELLLEPARRAYAKNLTGRGFRNEAVIVAAQLGPAAGLIGAADLSRVRHARRLGARGRGRAASRIAGTA; this is encoded by the coding sequence ATGCACCAACCCCGCCCGGTCTTCCGGCCCACCCTGCGATTTCCCGGCCGCCCGCCCCGCGCCGGCAAGCTGGCACTCGGCATCGACATCGGCGGAACCAAGGTGGCCGCCGGCGTGGTGGACGCCGCCGGGACCATCCGCGAGGAACTGCGCCGGGACACGCCGGGCCGCGACGCGCGCGCCGTCGAACACGTCATTGTCGAGCTGGTGCGGGAACTGTCCAACCGGCACGACATCCGCAGCGTGGGGATCGGCGCGGCGGGCTGGATGGACCTGGCCGGCGGCACCGTCATGTTCAGCCCCCACCTTGCCTGGCGCAACGAGCCGCTGCGGCGCAACCTCGAAGGGCTGCTGAACCGGCCCGTGACGCTGGCCAACGACGCCGACGCCGCCGGCTGGGCCGAATGGCGTTTCGGGGCCGGCCGCGGCCACGGCCGACTGGTGGCACTGACCCTGGGTACCGGGATTGGCGGTGCCCTCGTCATGGACGGCCGGGTGGAACGTGGAAGCTTTGGCATGGCGGGGGAGTTTGGCCACCAAATCATCATGCCCGGCGGGCACCGCTGTGAATGCGGCAACCGCGGCTGCTGGGAACAGTACGCCTCCGGCAACGCGCTGGGCCGGGAGGGCCGCGAACTGGCCCGGGCCAAGTCGCCCATGGCCGCGGCCCTGCTGGAGGCCGTGAACGGCCGCACCAAGGACATCACCGGGACCGTCGTGACCGAGCTGGCGCAGGCGGGGGAGGCCACCTGCGCCGAACTTGTCGGCGAAGTGGGCGAGTGGCTGGGCCTGGGCATCGCCAACCTGGCGGCGGCGCTCGATCCGGAATTGTTCATCATCGGCGGCGGGCTGTCGGTGGCGGGGGAGCTGCTGCTGGAACCGGCCCGGCGCGCCTACGCGAAAAACCTGACCGGCCGCGGATTCCGCAACGAAGCCGTGATTGTCGCAGCCCAACTGGGGCCGGCCGCCGGACTCATCGGCGCCGCGGACCTCTCCCGGGTCCGCCACGCGCGGCGGCTTGGCGCCCGGGGGCGCGGGCGGGCCGCCTCGAGGATCGCCGGAACCGCTTAG